cttttgtgtgttttttgtttctttttctaaAATTTGAGGCAAAAAACGTGCATTTATGTGACTTTCTCCAAAATTGTTGTGaaccaaatctgtgtttatatttagattccttgACTAATGACTAACTTCCTATCCAAAAAATGTATAATGTTGTATATATTGTAAGCTGATGATATATAAATTAAAAGTATAAAttatataagcatgataagtaaagCTACAATCCAAATTAAATACAATTATGATCCCAGCAGGGACTTAAAGAAATTACTTACAAAAAATTATGATCAATGGGACATCCCAAAATTAATTTAAATcgattaatttaaattaatttaacattattttagaatgttttgcattaagttttcacTTTGTACCAGTACATTATAATACCGTTTATAATCTGTATATGTATAAATGATAGACCAATAATGTATGTCACTGAAGTTACTGACCAATGTATATTGAGCAATGTTACTTATATAGTTCtatgattttaagaattattttaaatttaGGCCTACGTATTGACTTGCTTATCTTTGCCAATATTAGATAATacttaaaaacattattattagaatgttttgcatcatgttttcacaaatgttttctgAATATTATTAAACTGTTTTATAGTTTATacttaggcctatacatataagccgacatttgagcgttttctgtaaaatgttgtgtGTTTACTGTTTAAAGATATAGCAAATATGACAATCCCGGATGAAAATGATGTCAGAATGTCCTACCATATGCTGAGGGGTGGGGGTAGGTTGGTCTTCGAAGgaatttgtacggggatgtgggTACCCCTGGTTAATTGAAGGTGTACGGGTAGGGtatgccacggttttggggtaccatGTCAGGTTTTGTGGTACATATGCAGCGATTTCTGATCGGGTTAAACAATGCTGTTAAATTcatacaaatttgacaaatgttgGTTTATGCCTACTGAtggtcagcatccgaaagtctgggCGACGCCCCCCCCCCCGCGGTGATAATACTGGTATCCAGGTAATTTTGATgtggaaattaaaatttcacaagGTTGAAAACAACAAatacttaatttaaaaaaattatatgtgTGCAAAGCGCCAACAGTTTCCGAAACAGCTATAGACCACTGAACTGAAtagaaatatgttcaaatttgaaaGATGTAAGTAGCCTATGCCAAATTGTGTGGGGAGCGCGCGGAAATTTTGGCTTTAAAGAGGAGCCCACCAGAACAGTTCttctgggtgaaccaaacctgcctggttatcaaattaatcagtgacaagtgaCTAGCTAATGCTATGTTTATACCACACCagggtcatttgtttggcaacattTTCTTAACATTATTAATGACATTTCACTCCCtgaaggtttggttcaccccagaataaGGCTGCTCTGacggtggggcttcctcttttacCTTATAAAAAAGTGGAACACTTTTGCCTCCCTCTTAACATAGAAAAAAACTTTTtgtccccctcttttaaggtctaAAACTTTTGGCTCTTCTCCCGCCTATGTTTTACCAGCCCCCCTCAATTGCTTGGTTTCCTGCATGAATAGTGGTGTTCTCTTGTTGGTTGATGACCATCACCTTGGTTTTGCTTACATTTAGAAAAAGCCCAAAGTTTTCACTCTCCGTTCTCACTCTTTCAATCAGCTCCTCAAGTTCACAAGCAATGTCTGCTAGTAGGGTAGTGTCGTCCGCATACCGTAAGTTGTTGATGGTTCTGCCTCCGACAGATATTCCAATGCTGCAACTCTCAAGGGCCATTCGCATAATATACTCTGCATATGCATTAAACAGATGAGGAGACAAAATGCATCCTTGTCTCACCCCTTGCTCGATTTTGAACCAGGTACTGTCACCACATGTTGTTCTAACAATTGATTCCTGATCGTCATAGAGTGACCTAAGCAGTTCTACCACATGTTTTGGGAAGCCCATTGATACTAAGGTGTCCCACAGTTTTTGATGTtgaacagtatcaaatgcttttgaatagTCGATGAAGCACATGTAGATTGGACGGTTGAATTCAATAGCTTTCTCTGTAATATTTCTGATGTTTGCTATTTGGTCTCTTGTGCCTCTGCCTTCCACAAAACCGGCCTGCTCTGGGGGAATCTTACGACGCATGTGCTGTTTGATCCTCTCAACCGTAATGTACAGCATGATCTTACTTGCATGGGAGATTAGAGATGGTCCTGTTGTTTTGCATTCTCTTGTGTCGCCCTTTTTGGGGAGTGGTAGGAATATTGATCTGGTCCAGTCTATCGGCCAGCTCTTGTCTTTCCATAGAAGATTGCATAATTTGTGCATCACATCCACTCCTTCGTCTCCGGTTTCTTTGATCAACTCAGCTGGGATATCATCATATCCTGGTGTTTTACCTGTCCTCATTTTCTTCATTGCCATCACCACTTCTGATCTCAGTATGTCAAGTTCATTTTCATCAACCTCAATTGGTTCTGTTGCACCTCATCCTAAACCATCTTTACTTGCATACAGCCCTTGACAGTACTGTTGCCACCTCTGTTTGATTTGATCACTCTCAGTTAGAATTTCACCATCTTCATCTTTGATTACATCCAGCTTTGGTGTTTTCTTCCCTGTGATTTCTTTCACTGCTCTAAATCTTGTTTATCTTGTCTGGTTCTGCGCTGAATTCTCCTGCTAAGATCTTTATACTGCTTTTCGTCCTTCTCCGTTTGTATGCCTCTTGCTTTCACCTGTCGTCTTTCGTCTGCCATTGTACCCACTTCCTCTGATATCCATGGCGATCGGGTTTTCTTTGGTTTCGGCAAGTTGTTTTGTGCTGCTGTAGAGATTGCCTTCTTGGTTTGTTCCCATAATTCATTAGGTGTCCACTCTTCTTCCTGTTCGAGGAGTATCTGAAAAGAGTTCCTGACTTCCACTCGGTACTGATCATTAATACGATTAACATCATATCTACGTGGAGGAGTGTCCCGTTTGACTGACTTAAGCTTTGATCGAATTTCAGCAACCAGAAGCTGGTGATCTGAGCCACAATCTGCTCCTGGGTATGTTTTTGCTACCTTCACACTCGACCTCCATCTTCGTTTGATTAAGATGTAATCTATCTGATTTCTGGTCCTCCCATCTGGAGATATCCAGGTGTAAAGCCGTCTAGGATGCTGTTGGAATAGCGTGTTTGTTACGATCAGCTCATTTTCGTTGCAAAAATCAGCTAGTCTTTCCCCTCTCTCATTAGCTTTGCCCAGTCCAAACTTTCCAACGGCATCATTGTTAACCAATATCTCTATGTTGATGGTTTCTTGGAGTTCATGGAAGAAGGAATCAATTGTCTCATCATCTGCTGTCGAGGTTGGAGCATATGCCTGAACTACTGAGATGTTGACAGGTCTTGCTTGGAGACGGATGGTTATCAGTCTGTCACTGATTGGATTGTAGCCGAGGACACATTTTGCTGTTTCTCTTGATAGAATGAAACCTACTCCATTCCTCTTTAGTCTATCAGTGCCAGAATAATATACATTATGTCCATCATCAAGAGAGAAATGACCTTTGCCAGTCCACCTGACTTCTGCTAATCCACAGATCGGAATATTACATCTCCCCATTTCTCTTTCTATAATGTGCAGTTTGCTATCATCTGTCATACTTCTCACATTCCATGTGCCAAAACGATTATTATGCCTTAAGTTTAAGATTTTGTCCTTTGTTCCAGCCCTTTCATCAGCCAGTGAAGCGTCATTACAGGACCTTCCAAAGGTACACGTTTGTTGCCCGTTCCTTTCCCCTCCGGAGCCAGAGGTATCACC
Above is a genomic segment from Amphiura filiformis chromosome 10, Afil_fr2py, whole genome shotgun sequence containing:
- the LOC140161708 gene encoding craniofacial development protein 2-like yields the protein MMKSSKSGAVTSPANQGDTSGSGGERNGQQTCTFGRSCNDASLADERAGTKDKILNLRHNNRFGTWNVRSMTDDSKLHIIEREMGRCNIPICGLAEVRWTGKGHFSLDDGHNVYYSGTDRLKRNGVGFILSRETAKCVLGYNPISDRLITIRLQARPVNISVVQAYAPTSTADDETIDSFFHELQETINIEILVNNDAVGKFGLGKANERGERLADFCNENELIVTNTLFQQHPRRLYTWISPDGRTRNQIDYILIKRRWRSSVKVAKTYPGADCGSDHQLLVAEIRSKLKSVKRDTPPRRYDVNRINDQYRVEVRNSFQILLEQEEEWTPNELWEQTKKAISTAAQNNLPKPKKTRSPWISEEVGTMADERRQVKARGIQTEKDEKQYKDLSRRIQRRTRQDKQDLEQ